Sequence from the Miscanthus floridulus cultivar M001 chromosome 16, ASM1932011v1, whole genome shotgun sequence genome:
GCTCTTAGCTGATACTAATTTATAGATGCTAGACCTCACCTGCTGAGGATTTGGACCCAATAAGAGTATCACTGTGCAATGTTTCAGTCTTAGCTGAAGATTGATTCTGTGCTCCGAATAACCGACTGCCAATATTGGTGCCGTACATACAAACTCCAAAGCCGCTAGATTTTCCTGAAGACACAGAATTTTTAGGATATGCACTTTGTGATTTGGAAGGAACCGTTAACTTTTCGAATAAATAGGGCCTTCTTCGGTTACAAGAACCTGTATACATTTCCTTTGACTTTGGTCCATATGTCAGCAGCTCACCATTACTCTTTTCTGTCAATTTATTTGCAGTTTGATCAGGTAACGTGCAGACTTTCAGATTTCCTGCAGATTCCGTTCTCTGTGTtttgagatgatgatgatgctcatAAGGTAACAAAGAACACGAAACAGCCTTGCCATGAGATTTATACATCTCATGAAAATTTTCACCATCCTTCTTGCCGATGGTAGAAATAGTTATTGGTTCATTCTGAAACTCACTACCAAGTACTGGTGCACAGAACATTGCCTCTGCAGCACTTTGTTGTTTATGGACAACAGATCTTCTTGTCTTCAGATTGTGGGCCTCACTTGCAACAATTCGATTGTGGTTGTTTCCTGCAAACTTGAACTTCTTTTCGTTAGATACAGAGGGTAGTTCATGCTTTGAGTTTGCAAAATAGTGGCTTGTATGCTGCTCATCTATTGGACAATCTGCTGAGTTGTTGTCATCCTTGCTGCAAGAACATGACATGGTATCCGATAATTGTCCTTTTAACTTTGGCCCTGAAGGATCTGAGTTGAGGCCAGCAGGATCGTCTATGCGAGATGCAAAGCCTTCTGCAGGTTTGCACGTATCCATGTTCTTGTCAGCTATTTGATGTGAGTGCATCATGTATTCTTGTGACGATAGAGCCATCACATGGGATGCAGACACATTTAGATTCAGAGGTGCAGGACCAAGTGCTGCAGACCTTCGTTTACGGTTGAGAATACTGTCAATCTTTCGATTAATTTCGAACATTGGAAAGTGGCTCCAATCTGGACTTGGATCATCTGAGCTCCCAAGGTTCTGAAAATCCAACGGTAACTCTGAAAGCTTGTGAATAGAATATGTTTCTGACACAACTGCCCTGGCTCGCAAGTTCACAGCATCCTTCTTCATAGATTTTTCAAAAGACTCATCAACCTGTTCACTATTCTTTGGTCCCAATTCATTGGAAACATGGCGTGCCATACCCCACATACTAGAATTGAACTGTCGGGCATGCTGCATGGAGGCACAATCTTCTTGCTTGTCATATCTACTCCCGACAAAGTCTGACATGATTCAAGTAAATGAGTTTTTTCCGTGAGCCTGGAAATATGGCTGTAGATTCTTCTGTCAAGGACGCAAACAATAACATAATCAGAGATAACGAGATCTTTTAAGTCCTGACAGAAGAACGATGCAGAAACCGGTAAATCAGGAAAACATAAAAGGGTTAGAAGTTCCATTAGATTTGTTTAGATACAACTCCACTTTGAAATCCAGCTGATCAATCGCGCTGGAGATTTCACTAAAACTAGCGAAGTGCGGTGGGTATATGTATATGGCGGGAGTGGAACTTAATAGGAAGTTTTTCACCACAAAGAGTTGGTACTCCTACTTGGTGCATGCGCATGCCATGACCTTGCGATACAAACTCTTCAGAAAACAGGAAGCATGATGCTAACCCGATTTCCCAATTTCAGACATAGCCCCCAAAAATGACTACATCAATCAAATGGATCTAGTAGCAACTCATCAACAAGCAAAAGGTGAAACATAGATTTACCTTAGCAAGCACCAAGCGCACGCTCGTGTTCTGCGGCGCGCACCTCTACGCCTCTCGGTTGGACTAGAATTGGATCACGCCAATCTAGGCAAGGGACACGCACACCGCTGCGAAACACTGAGGATTACCGCCACATAAAAGCACGGAAAAAAGGAACAACGAGCAACCAGGAACTCTCGCTCCTAGACCGTGGGAAGAAACAGCCAAAAAAATCCAAGGCCGGAATGGCAGGAGCAGGTAAGCGTGGACTCACCCAAATTGCCACGACGACGAGGACGTACGAACGAGAGCCGAGGCGGCAACGGCAAGGGATCAAAGCAaccgcggcggcgccggcgtcgcGTCTCCTGACTCCGCGGCTCAGAATCCCTCCTCCCCAGAATCCATTCCCCGGAACGGAACCGGGCGCGGAGGAATAAAAAGAAGCTGTGGGCGACAGGGAGACACGCGCCACAACAGCTCTCCCCTCAATGTCCACACCTCCCCTCGCCAATTCCGCCCATCCCCAAGGCCCCAACCACCACGCGCGGTACTGCTACCACGACCCACGCCGCGCACAGCGAGACGGCGAGCCGAGGCGGCGCTGACGGAGAGGCGGAGGCATTAACTCCGGTGGTGGAATGGTCAAGAGCCACAGCCACAGGCGTGCGAGGTGGGAGAGGGCTGGTCACTGGTCAGCCAGCCAGCCAGGAGACGGGGATGGGagaggggagggagggaaggaACAGGGAAAAGCGAACCTGCCTGGGCCACGTCTTCAAAAGGCAACCGTCGGTTGCGCCGGCGACGCGGTGGCGGCAGTGGAGGCGTCGGATGGGGAGCGTACGGCCGATCGCGAGCGGAAAATATCTCAGGGGACGGACGTGGGAAGGGTCCCCCTGTTGCCCGCGCGTACAGGGGAACGGCAGATCGTTCGGAGCTGCCTCGACGCTCTCTCGAGTCTCGACAGGGGTGGCCGGGGCCCGTGGGCTCGGCTGCCACAGTGGTTTCCGTTCGGCACGCCGCGACCCGCGACTGACAGCCAGTTCGTTTGGCAATGGCTCGTTTTCGgttcgaaatagtatttttctctcatataaaTTAGTCAATAGTATTTCTTTATGAACCGCAACGATACAAATCAGTCAACCGAACGGGCTGTGAGAAGTTGACGACCCGCGCGGCGCGGCTGCGCAAACCAGGCTGGATGGATCTGCCGACTGGTGACTACAGTAGCGCACGTTTGCCTGGTGTAGTGGTGTGGTTAAAAATTTGGAGATTGTTTTCTTTTTCAAAAGACCGAAAAaaaggggaggggggggggggggggggctagtgCTACACTTTTTCTTTAGGCTCCGTTCGGTTGTTAAGAAGTCGCTCGGCTGGGAATGATTCTCCCGTAACCGAACGAGGCCTTAAGGTCTTTGTGAAAAAGAACTTTTTAGAAATTAGTAGTGCTACAGTACCAGTACGAGTATTTAGCCATTGGTGCATCGAGTGCCCGTGCTTAGAATGCTTGTACGAAAATAGCACGTGTAGAATTGTCTTATGAAGGACAATATTTGGTTGCGGCACAACCTAGCGCGTGTTCAGTTCCAAAAATacttccaaaaaagtgctacagtatccgtcacatcgaatcttacgatacgtgcatggagcagtaaatatagacggaaaaaaactaattgcacagtttggttggaaatcgcgagacgaacgttttgaacctaattagtccatgattgaacactatttgccaaataaaaacgaaagtgctacattaCCTAAATTTCAACTTTccctccaactaaacacagccctaTAATcttgtatgctttatgatagaaCACGTGCTAAACACAGCCCTATAATcttgtatgctttatgatagaaCACGTGCATTGATGTATTTCGAAATTCACCATGGGGTCTAGTTTTCAAACAAAACTAAGTAAAGCAAACACTCGTCGTAACTTGCGAGTTGCAACGAATGTATTCAACCTTAGAGCATGTTTGGGCGTTTGACAGAGCTCCTTCTAGTTATAATAATATTCATGACAAAGTGGTTTTTCTAACTCTGAGTATCTCGTAGTGTCTCCTCTCTTTCTTTTTACATGCCATGTTAGTTTTGTCCCAAGTCAAACATTTGGATCTTGGATCATCATTCAAAAAACTTATATAGGTTCATGACATAAAATTTGTATTTTTAGATCTACTATGAGAAATAATTTCACAATATAGAACTCATATGTTGTGAaactaaagtttttttttaaagtgGACGATCAAATATAGTAATATTTCATTTATGGACAAAGTTAATATGACATGTAAAAATGAATAGAGGGAGTATTAGTTAATTTTAGATTTTAGGTAAGCACTCTACAATCGCTCTGTGACCTCTTCCAAAAACAGTTCCTTACCAGATGGCAATCACACTCGTGGTGCGGGTGTAACATTGGACCCGTGGATGTCTTCGGGTTAGGGCCCACGACAGCGTCATGTCATGTGCGGGTGTTATACTTCACTCACGGGTGACCTGCGAGGGTTGAAACGCATGTTTTCTCTATTCCCCTTCTTCAATTAGGGGCCTAGAAGACTAGAActaacgtttggcgcaaacataCGTAAAACTTAGGATGATTCGTAT
This genomic interval carries:
- the LOC136511729 gene encoding uncharacterized protein isoform X1 is translated as MSDFVGSRYDKQEDCASMQHARQFNSSMWGMARHVSNELGPKNSEQVDESFEKSMKKDAVNLRARAVVSETYSIHKLSELPLDFQNLGSSDDPSPDWSHFPMFEINRKIDSILNRKRRSAALGPAPLNLNVSASHVMALSSQEYMMHSHQIADKNMDTCKPAEGFASRIDDPAGLNSDPSGPKLKGQLSDTMSCSCSKDDNNSADCPIDEQHTSHYFANSKHELPSVSNEKKFKFAGNNHNRIVASEAHNLKTRRSVVHKQQSAAEAMFCAPVLGSEFQNEPITISTIGKKDGENFHEMYKSHGKAVSCSLLPYEHHHHLKTQRTESAGNLKVCTLPDQTANKLTEKSNGELLTYGPKSKEMYTGSCNRRRPYLFEKLTVPSKSQSAYPKNSVSSGKSSGFGVCMYGTNIGSRLFGAQNQSSAKTETLHSDTLIGSKSSAGIASLPAQKDYGCPDEAKSEQLAAPSKRRDSGYSKEDRTHNVNEGHDVSSKATIGSKQSCMPGTGITNLDLILSQMSRMRNQISSGIIQPPIGAEPSDRWLKRLPLDISDPDMPGSKRPKVGDSPPLRQRNRSFDMALPCNRTDTGAIDRVKEDQSLDEGKKMQETQERTPILEKSVNSWIGRWCQGGTSVFHEDPGQGRQATKPGRLSEELEGQFPSIAAMAMMGRAMNKLRPCEHQKKGPFVVWKTD
- the LOC136511729 gene encoding uncharacterized protein isoform X2 is translated as MQHARQFNSSMWGMARHVSNELGPKNSEQVDESFEKSMKKDAVNLRARAVVSETYSIHKLSELPLDFQNLGSSDDPSPDWSHFPMFEINRKIDSILNRKRRSAALGPAPLNLNVSASHVMALSSQEYMMHSHQIADKNMDTCKPAEGFASRIDDPAGLNSDPSGPKLKGQLSDTMSCSCSKDDNNSADCPIDEQHTSHYFANSKHELPSVSNEKKFKFAGNNHNRIVASEAHNLKTRRSVVHKQQSAAEAMFCAPVLGSEFQNEPITISTIGKKDGENFHEMYKSHGKAVSCSLLPYEHHHHLKTQRTESAGNLKVCTLPDQTANKLTEKSNGELLTYGPKSKEMYTGSCNRRRPYLFEKLTVPSKSQSAYPKNSVSSGKSSGFGVCMYGTNIGSRLFGAQNQSSAKTETLHSDTLIGSKSSAGIASLPAQKDYGCPDEAKSEQLAAPSKRRDSGYSKEDRTHNVNEGHDVSSKATIGSKQSCMPGTGITNLDLILSQMSRMRNQISSGIIQPPIGAEPSDRWLKRLPLDISDPDMPGSKRPKVGDSPPLRQRNRSFDMALPCNRTDTGAIDRVKEDQSLDEGKKMQETQERTPILEKSVNSWIGRWCQGGTSVFHEDPGQGRQATKPGRLSEELEGQFPSIAAMAMMGRAMNKLRPCEHQKKGPFVVWKTD